In Rosa rugosa chromosome 4, drRosRugo1.1, whole genome shotgun sequence, the genomic stretch TGAGAAATGGCAGACCAAGAACCGAGGCAAACTGAAGGAGCAAAAGAAGCCTAAACTTCGTCTAGAGTGTACAAACGAGCAATCCATTTCTACTATTAAATTTTCAAGCTTCGGTACTCCACCTAGAAGCTATGGGAACTGTAACCATGGTACCTGTCACGCTCGAAACTCTACCGATGTGCTGAATAAGGTACCCTCACAGTAGTGTCACACTGCTACTGCTTTGCTTCAGTTCAGGGTCAAAAGTTTTTCCATTTACCCAAGTTCAAGATCAATAAAACCTTGGACAAACTTGCAGTATTGCTAGCTATTTTGCTATGTTGTTTACTTGGTTGCCCGAATTGTGTAGTGCTTCTAGTTTATTACCTTGCAgtactgcatgcatatattttgttggCTGCCTAGATTATTAGATATGGGCCATTTTGAACTAATGTTCATGATTAGGCTTGTGTACACGAGACGATGATGGATTATTTTcagaatgattttggatgtggattttatggtttcaggaatagccaattttaatttccagaatgcatgcataccaattgtacaggggactactaaaatgtgtcatcacaaactgcaagctacaacaaaagcacaccaaaatgtgtggttgcagccGCACAGACacaacacaaaaaccaataatAAGTCTATTGTCTGTTTGACAAtgggacaacagaaaattgtagtctgaaagccaaaacaacaacataagttagtTCAAAGTACTGGCTaaagtgtataacaacaacaaataagtgtgattggacgtgattacagataatataaaacacgtactattagtggtccttgttatattcagaccacaaaaatttgtcgtctaaataatctcaaacgacagtaaattgtcgtcgtaatgagattgacataacagaaatctattgtctaaaccatttcccaacatcacatatgtataattgcaaaatctttcacacaacacttaaatgtcatacaaatcaaccatagaacgacacttaattgtcctctgatacaatttacgaccacatataattgtcgtgtaaagtaaattagcacaacctttaagtgttgttgtatgagagaagacactacatatgagtcttcatatttcttatttaagggcattcagaccacacaaataagtcttgcaatatgcttcacagaatagtatttcaaaaaatatgtcattgttttgtttatcagacaatacaaaaccgttgtttgaatgcttttaaagaaacagatcacaatgttcccaaaatgcaaaactcatcagacgacacattttttatgtcgtctgaaaattcagacgacagaactcttctgtcgttcgatacgcccaagacacgacatcgtactagacgacacattttggttcgttcagacgacagaacagttctgtcgtctgaagacctttttgacatagtgatTAGACTGTTACAATAACCTTAAACTTCCTAACTCCCATAACCTATGAAGCCActaactctcaccattattctcaTTATAATTCTCAACATAACTCTCAACATAACTCTCAATATAATTGTAAATTAATTCTATTTCTAATATTTGGAGAATAAAGGTACATGTGATGAAACTAGAAGTGTAGGGGCACTATAAATTTAAGGTGTAAAGGTCGGGGATGTAAAATGAAATTAGCCCTAATATCTATGTGTCCGCACCTTAATAGGTTTGTTGAAGGGGGTAAATTATCTTTAAAGAAATTACTATTTTTAATAGCTAATCACTTTCTTTTTCCAAACCGCTGAGTCTCAATTTTGAACCACAAAATTCTAACAAATGAATGTTTAGATCATACAATAGACGCTGATGTTAATATGCGACTATAATGATACACTTTAACATGATCCAAACTATCCTAGATCAGAATAGCAGTCACAAAATTTTTCTAACATAGAGTAGAATCGAACATTGAAGAGATTTTCAAACCCAAAATTGAGACAACTGTAACTTAATGATGTAAAAATATGAGTCTCGATATTAGTAAAGTGACAAAAGAATCCGTAATATGTGACAACTGTAATTTAATGATGTAAAAACATGAGTCTCGATATTATTGAAGTGATAAAGCTATCCATAGCATGTGAATGAATGATTCACTACTAATAGTAGTAACCTAaccttacattttttttttgttttgaataagaaaataaattaatccGACTACTTGAGTAACtcgttagctcagtggttagagcacccactacctatgtacgaagtcatgagttcgagtcaccataggtgcaggagtgaaaccctttgatcctttttgaaaaaaaaaaaaaaacaactccaAAGTTGGTGGTACACTAGAGATGAAAGAAGACAATTCTCAGTCGCACAAATTGGCCCACAACTCGTACAATGTGACAATGTGTCAACCAAAGTTAGCAGAGCTTGTGGAGATCTCGACCACTTGATGTTTGAGTTTTACAACTCATCTCACTATTGTTCTACCAATTAAGCTCTACTAGCGTCAAGAGAGTGAATATTTTTAGTGTCAGTAAGAATCAAACTAATTGGGCAGCCACGATTGCAGTCAAAACAAGGTAACAACCCCCAACCCGATGGGGTTGCTGGGTAGGAACCTTACTTTTAAACAGTTTCAATGATGCAACAGAATCTGTTGTGGGCTCTTGTTTAATTTACGGTATTAATTAGATTAGTTACTGCTAACCTACAACAAAAAGAATTGTTGGAGGAATAAGAGAAATATGTTTCAAATGAGTGTATTGATTGTTTAAGATAGAGGGTGATCTAAATTCTAAAACACCAGACAATCAATGAAAAACAACGAGCACCGAAAGGATACAAGTCGTACAACAAGAAGTCAAGAATTGAAACTCTACAAAGTTAACACcagaaaatgaataaaaaaaaaaagaaagaacatcAATACATCAATTTGCATGCCTTACGAAATGTTATCGAACTTCTGCTCTAGTTATTTTACACTTACGAAATCCAAAATATACATGCACCAGACTCCATTATTCTTTCATTCATGACTTGCATCCTCCAGATAATAGAACTAGAGAGGGaagaaattgaatcaaaataggaaaaaaaaaaatagaagaagaagaaattaacgAAGGAAAAAATTGTAAAGCAATGTGAAATTAGATCAGCACCAACTTCTAACCTTTACATGATGAATGCTGCCAAACTCGTTCCTACGTAATATCACATTATTTTGTAATTGCTATTTCCTGTTTGTATGACATTCCTGGTTCAGAACCCGAGTTCCTTTCACCAACGTATCCACCGTAAAATCGCAATCGACCCGAAATGTCATGCTTCTCTTCAAGGCCCCCCTACTCATTCGCCCCGGGATGTCCATGCCCAGAGAAAACTTGACGTGGACTTTTGGTTTGGGACTTGTACTACTTTTCTGAATCTCTTTAGGCAACTTAATCTTGGAGCCATGAAAGATTACAGCAAACTCTTTTGATTTTCCACTATCTTGTTCAAAAGACGGGTAACTAGCGGTGGCGATTTCTTGCGTGTTAAGATAAAGGGAGGCCTCACCGCCTTTCTTGTACAAAATGGCCACTTGGGAATTTGGGTTTTGGGCCTTCAACGTTATGGTATAGTCCGGTCGATGCGACTTAGTTTTGTTGTTGTACACGAGGCGTTGGACAGAGAATTTTGGGTCTTTGGAGAAGATCACGGACACGTAAAGCCCGGCGATGAGCAAAATGATGAATAGGAGAAAGAAACTGAGGATCCCAAGACAGACGAAGTTACAGCAGAGGGGTTTCTTCCTTTTGGACGGATCGCGGTGGCGTTCGATGATGGAGGCGTTTTCGGGGGGAGGGATGCGGTAGATTTGGTCCTTGGGGACCTGGACAACGTAGGTACCGGCCCTGAAGGTGGTGTATTGAGATTGGTTGTGGGGGACTAACTCTTGGGATGGTGGTACTAATGCCCTAGATGTGGATGATGAGGCTGCTGGTTGGATCATTTCATTAGGTTGCTGTTCGGAGTACTCATCCTTGCCGATTCCGGGAGCTGGGACCCGCTCCGCCATAGGAAGATGGGGAGCGGAGGACAAGGTGGGTGGTGTATGTGCGCAATAAGAGATTGAACGTGGTGGCAAATCGCATGGGGAAAGGAGGGAGTGTTAGGGAGAGGACAACTGGGAGGTTGTaagatagagagagaaggaaaaaataatTGATTAAAGGACGATCAGAGGGGTTTTAATCCTTAGACAAGGAGATCAATTTTGAAATTGCACTATAATTAGAAGTTGTTTACTAGGTCAATAGCATTTTGAAATTAATGGATAGTTAAGGGTTTGCTTTTTGTTTCACCCAAAACAAAAGAGCTAATGGACTAGAACTCGGATGTTGTAAGTAGAGGTTAGCGTAAGGTAAATTCTCTTGACTAATAAAACAAAATGCAACCACAAGAGGAACAGAGCCTCAACAGATACAAAGAAACTGCTAGCAAACACCAGAACAGGAAAACAATCTAAAACAACAACCCAAAGGGCAACATTAATATAAAACCAACTTAGCACGTACCTACGAAACCCAGAAAATCAATCTCAGGAACAGTCGATAACTCTTCATAAAGAATATCCATATTCACCGTAGAAGACTTCATATTCAATTTGACTAATTCaaagaacaatttttttttttttttttgaaaggggttcaAAGAACAAAATCTATTCCTTATAGAATTGATGATTTCCCTCAAAGTAGTGTAAGAGCCATGCAATCAAGCTTATTGTCTAAGACATTTttaactttgcttcaagttgTGGTCATATCACCTTctagtgaaaactgaaaattcgTTGCATGAACCCAAATGCAAAGAGACCCTTGCAAAAGAGCAAAATAGAATAACCTAAAAATTTCTTGCATTTAGACAATTATTTGCAAGGATTTTTTCCTTGCATTTTACAATTTAGAGTCCACATTATAATTAGTGATAATGATATGTAAGGATAATTCCTTACATTAAACTATATGCaagaaatttttatatttttccaaATGCAAGTACTAATATACAAGGAAATTTATGTACTAATgatggctctctctctctgaaacctAGCCACCAGGACTATGGCTTTCTCTTCTTGCGACCGCCGCCGATCTGCTCTCTACGTGGAGCATGTTTCTCCACACTCAGTGGTTTGTCTACAATCGTCCAGCGCTGGTTTTTTTCCCGTGAACACCCAACCAGATCAAGCGCATTGCGCTAAGCTGAGCATCATCCAACAAACTTCCCATCGTGAATTTTGGGAAGATGGCTGTGATCGAGGGAAGGCTCCGATACCGGCAGAGACAGTGCAGAGCGCGTCTCAAATTTCTGATCGATCTGGAACCTCTGTGGTCTTCGCGTGGCAATCTGGCCGGAGTGTGGGCTAATAGGACGGCTGCGGCTCAGATCGGCATTTTGGAGAAGAACTGTTGCTCCAGATCAACGTGGGTATCGTTGGCTATGAGAGGCCTGATGTTGTGGAGATGGGTTTGAGGTGGATCGGTACTGGTTTCAATGGCCATGTGTGGCTTGGCAGACCGAGGCCGAAATTAGAGTGGCTTGGATGGGGTTGCCACCGCATGATGCATGCGAGTTTGGGGTAGCCACAACAGCAGAACCATGCCAACGACGGTGATGGGGTGGCACACAGAGGGAGTCAGGGAGCACAGAGGGGGAGCCTAAAGAGCCTTGGGTGCCTAAAGAGATTTGGAAGCCCAACACAATTGGATGGCCTAACTCAATTTGGGAGCTGAAGCCAACTGATCTTTGGGTGTCCAAAATAAATGGGGCTGCTGTTTGGAGGGCTTTCTCTAGACCTGTTTCTGCTACCATGTGGACTAATTTAGGATCCGGACGCTTCTGGTTTCGTATTTGGAATCCAGGCGATTTAGGTCTTTTGTACTTGGTCTATTTGCTATGTCTTAGTTTTATCATAATTTATAGGCTTGCTTCTTTAATATGTGAGTATTGGATATCTAATGAGTGGTCTATccctatgtaccaccgtggtaCCCCACAACCTCTTGCATGTCTATTTAATGACAGCAGAGGAGTATGTAATAGCTATTCTGGCTTGAGTAATGACAATCACTTATggatttattaaagaaaatagagttttttacttcaacagtgtctgaactcttcgaggacttttaaaatgatacctgtactttcaaagtgatcaacgtgatacctggactcaagTTTTCTTGTCAACGTCATACCTACATCAAAATTCCGTCACAGTGCCGTTAGTTTTGATCATGTGTGACGCACGTGAGTCGCAAAAGAGAGCTAAATGACTTATGTGCCCTCAAATTACTTTTTTATCTGAACTATGATttaatattaataaaataattaatttaaatgaattttataattaattatagaaaaataaattttataattaagagagagaaataaaggaagaatttaaaaaaaattatttttctctctcattCATCTTCAATTACCCATAATTATTCTTCCATCTCCAGATCTTGATgttcagttatttttttttattttttattttggtgaaCAACAGCTCGTTGAACTTT encodes the following:
- the LOC133745951 gene encoding NDR1/HIN1-like protein 13; translation: MAERVPAPGIGKDEYSEQQPNEMIQPAASSSTSRALVPPSQELVPHNQSQYTTFRAGTYVVQVPKDQIYRIPPPENASIIERHRDPSKRKKPLCCNFVCLGILSFFLLFIILLIAGLYVSVIFSKDPKFSVQRLVYNNKTKSHRPDYTITLKAQNPNSQVAILYKKGGEASLYLNTQEIATASYPSFEQDSGKSKEFAVIFHGSKIKLPKEIQKSSTSPKPKVHVKFSLGMDIPGRMSRGALKRSMTFRVDCDFTVDTLVKGTRVLNQECHTNRK